In Acanthopagrus latus isolate v.2019 chromosome 16, fAcaLat1.1, whole genome shotgun sequence, one DNA window encodes the following:
- the kcnf1b gene encoding potassium voltage-gated channel subfamily F member 1, translated as MWTIPKPKYRRGFCTEGEIAVNIGGVQTVLFGDVLNRYPESRLAELLNCSTQNPERISSLCDDFDPCRKEFYFDRDPDAFKCIIDVYYFDEIHIKSGICPICFIKEMEFWKIDQSVLDECCKTYLSEKEEELNEIATKVKFILEDLEVDECIARPQRCQRYLWKLMEKPGSSLPARIIAIVSFFSVLVSALVMCVGTIPELQVTDAEGKLVEHPTLEAIESACMLWFTAEYLLRLASSPDKLHFALSFMNIVDFMAIMPFYVVLSLTYLGTSSMMELANVQQAVQALRIMRIARIFKLARHSSGLQTLTYALKKSLKELGLLLMYMGVGIFVFSALAYTMEQSHPETLFRSIPQSFWWAIITMTTVGYGDIYPKTTLGKCNAAVSFLCGVIAIALPIHPIINNFVVFYNKQKVLETAAKHEVELMELKSGREARKKKPQQLK; from the coding sequence ATGTGGACAATTCCGAAGCCAAAATATAGACGTGGTTTCTGCACCGAGGGAGAGATTGCGGTGAACATTGGCGGAGTCCAAACGGTGCTTTTCGGGGATGTTTTGAACCGCTATCCGGAGAGCAGACTAGCAGAGCTGCTGAACTGCTCAACTCAGAATCCTGAACGTATCTCGTCGCTCTGTGATGACTTCGATCCCTGCAGAAAGGAGTTTTACTTTGACCGAGATCCCGATGCCTTCAAGTGCATTATCGACGTTTACTACTTTGATGAAATCCACATAAAAAGCGGCATTTGTCCCATCTGTTTCATCAAGGAGATGGAGTTTTGGAAAATAGACCAGAGTGTTTTAGATGAATGCTGCAAAACCTACCTaagtgagaaggaggaggaactgAACGAGATTGCCACGAAAGTGAAATTTATTCTGGAAGATCTGGAGGTGGATGAGTGCATTGCGCGCCCCCAGAGGTGCCAGAGGTACCTGTGGAAACTGATGGAGAAGCCGGGCTCCTCGCTGCCGGCGCGCATCATCGCCATCgtgtctttcttctctgttttggtgTCGGCGTTGGTGATGTGTGTGGGTACCATCCCGGAGCTCCAGGTGACGGACGCCGAGGGGAAACTGGTGGAGCACCCGACCCTGGAGGCGATCGAGTCTGCCTGCATGTTATGGTTCACCGCGGAGTACCTACTGCGTCTCGCCTCCTCTCCAGACAAGCTGCACTTTGCGCTCTCCTTCATGAACATCGTAGACTTCATGGCCATCATGCCTTTCTACGTGGTCCTTTCCCTCACCTACCTTGGCACCTCATCCATGATGGAGCTGGCTAATGTCCAACAGGCTGTCCAGGCGCTCCGGATCATGCGTATCGCGCGTATTTTTAAGCTTGCGCGGCACTCCTCCGGGCTTCAGACTTTGACTTACGCGCTCAAAAAGAGTCTCAAAGAGCTGGGTCTGCTCCTCATGTACATGGGCGTGGGGATCTTTGTCTTCTCAGCGCTGGCCTACACCATGGAGCAAAGCCACCCGGAGACTCTGTTCAGGAGCATCCCGCAGTCTTTCTGGTGGGCTATCATCACCATGACCACAGTGGGTTATGGCGACATCTATCCCAAAACCACTCTCGGCAAGTGCAACGCAGCCGTCAGCTTTCTCTGTGGGGTGATAGCTATCGCCTTGCCAATCCACCCTATCATAAACAACTTTGTAGTCTTCTATAATAAACAGAAAGTATTGGAGACTGCCGCGAAGCATGAAGTGGAGCTGATGGAACTGAAATCTGGCAGGGAAGCgcgcaaaaaaaaaccccagcaatTAAAGTGA